TATACTAGTAATTGAAGAAAAAGACTTAGACATTTTTAAAGATAAAAAATCCGAAGGTTTCATTAATTCTATTACTAATATATGTAATTCCGAATTATCAATTTTTTCAAAAAAAATAGTTATAGATTTAGAGGTATTAGAAAATTATGCTTAATAATCTAAAAAAAATAGGAAAAATTGTTGCAACTCATGGTTTAAAAGGTGAATTAAAATTCAAACTAGAAGATAATTTAGTTCTCATAGAAGATATTCAAAATGAACAGTTATTTTTAGAAAATACTTCAAAAAATCTGGATGTTTTTGAAATAAAAAGGTCGTACTTTTTAAATAAAAAACATATAATTGGATTTGAAGAAATTAATACTATTGATCAAGCTCAAAAATTAGTTAATAACATAGTTTATGTTAGAAAAGATTGTAAGTTTATAGAAGAAGAATTCAGTTATGTAGGATTTGAGTGTTTTTATAAAGATAATTTTTATGGAAAAGTTATTGAAGAAATGTTCAATGGAGCACATGATTTGATAAAGGTTGAAAATAATGATAAGGAAATTTGAATTCCTTGCGTTGATTTCTACGTTGAAAAAATAGAAGAAGAAAACAAAAAGTTGTATTTAAAAGAAGTTGAGGTTTTAAACTAATGAAATTTTCAATTATTACTTTATTTCCAAATCTAATTAATTCATATATCTCTGAATCTATAATTAAAAGAGCAATTGAAAAAAATAGTATAGAAGTTGAAGTTATTGACCTTAGAAATCATACAACGCTTAAACATAATCAAGTTGATGACTATCAATTTGGTGGTGGAAAAGGAATGGTTCTTATGGTAGAGCCAGTTGTAAATGCAATTGAAAGTTGCAAAACTCAAAACAGTTTAGTAGTTTTAACAAGTCCACAAGGTAAAACTTGAAATCAAAATTCAGCTAGAATTTATGCTTCAAATTATGATCACATAATATTAATATGTGGTCATTATGAGGGTTTTGATGAAAGAATATTAGATTATATAGATTTAGAAATATCTATAGGAGATTATGTTCTTACTGGAGGAGAAATAGCAAGTATTGTAATTCTTGATTCAATAACTAGATTATTGGATGGAGTAATTGCAAAAGATTCTCATCTTAATGATAGTTTTGAAAATAATCTATTAGATCATCCAGTTTTTACTAAACCAATTGAATTTAGAGGAAAAATAGTTCCTGAAGTTTTAACAAGTGGTCATCATGCAAATATTGAAAAATATCGTCAAGAAGGTAGATTAAGAAACACTTTTAATAAAAGACCTGATCTTTTAGAAAAAAGTGAATTATCAAAATCAGATTTAGAATTTATCAATAAATTAAAAAAAGTGAAAGGAGATAATTAATTATGAATATGTTAACAAAAAATACAAAAGCTTTAATTGATGAACAATTAAACAATAATCTTCCAAATTTTACATCAGGAGATACTATTAAAGTAAATGTAAAAATTAAAGAGGGAGAAAAATACCGTATTCAAGCATTTGAAGGTGTAGTTATTAAAACACAAGGTAGTGGAATTTCATACTCAGTTTGTGTAAGAAAAAACTCAAATGGTGTTTTTGTTGAAAGAACTTTCCCAGTTCACTCACCAATTATTGAAACAATTGAAATAATTAAACGTGGACGTGTAAGAAGAGCAAGAATTTATTACATTAGAAACTTAACAGGTAAAGCTGCACGTATTAAAGAAGTTATTAATAACAAAGCTAAAGACGCATCAGCAGTTAAAAAAGCAGTTAAAAAATAATAAATTATTTAAAATCTCTCAAAATGAGAGATTTTATTTTTCTATTTAGATTACTATTATTTTTAGTTATAAAAAAGTAAAATATAGTTTGGTTAAGGAGAATATTATATGAAAAATTATTATGAAGAAATAATGGACAAAATTAATGAATCAATAAATAATAATAATTTTGATGAAGCATTTAAAATAGTTTTGGAAGAACTTAATGCTCCATATATTCCAAATGACTTTGAAAAACAATTAGAGAAAATTCAATCTCAATTAGCTGAAAAATTAAATTTTAATGAAAAAAATTCAGCAAACTGAAATATTGATAAAGTTCTTGAAATAATGAGTAAAAAATTAGATCAAGATGTGCATTTAGTTGCTTTTGATGCTTTAAGAGGTTTAAATGCAAGACTTATAATTAATGAAATAAAACAATATTTAAAAGATGATGAAATTAAACCAGAATACAAAACATTTCTTTTTATGGTTTTAATTGAACAAGCTATCGATGAAGAAATAATAATAAAGAAAATTAATAAAGAAATTCTATTGAATCCTTCAAAATATAATCTTAATGAAGCACAAGAAATACTAAAAGAAATTGAACTTAAAATAGAGAAAGCTATTTACGATTCTAATCCTAGTTTATTTACAATTTGTCAAAATATTGCAAATACATATTTCTATTATACTTTCCCAATTTTTGAATTTGAAAAATATACTTTAAATGATTTGAGTGTAGCAATAATTTTAAAAGCACAAGACTCTTTGGGTCTTGAATTAAATATAGAACAAGAATTAAAAATAGATTTTAATAAAGAAAATACAATGATACTATTAAATGAGTTAAATAATATTGTTTAGAAATGAGGAACTAATTATGATAAAAACAACTTTTATAGAAGAGGATTTTGTAAAATATGAAGATCCTAAAAATATAATGATGGAATTATTTGGAGTAACTTGTTCAGTTTGTGGAATAGAAGAAATTGATTTCATTGATCAAAAGGCTCCAAAAACATTGGGTCAAGTAGCTCAAGAAATTTTGGATGAGAATCCTGAAATTGACGATGAAGAATTAAATGAAATGATAGAACCACAAATAGAAGCATGACAGGAATTAGATGATTATAATGCATCAATTGGAATGCCAACATTCTTATGTTATAACTGTCATGATCAATTAATTGAAGGTGAAATTTCAATATCAATGAACTGTGAAGATACTGAAAATAATTAATAAAGGAGAAATAAGTTCATGAAATTTGTAGATTTAGCATATTTTAATATTAAATCAGGAAAAGGTGGAGATGGTGCTGTCTCTTTTCGTCATGAACTTTATGTTGCAAATGGCGGACCAAATGGTGGAGATGGTGGAAAAGGTGGAGATGTAATCTTCATTGCTGATGAAGGTAAATCATCATTATTGGATTTAAAATTGCAAAAATTTTATAGTGCAGAAGATGGATATAAAGGTGATATTAAAAATATGCACGGTAAAAATGGTAAAGACATTTATATTAAAGTTCCTGTTGGAACAGTAATTTATGATGCAGATACAAATGATTTACTTTATGACTTTATAAATGATGGTCAAGAAAAAATTATTGCATTTGGTGGAAAAGGTGGAAGAGGAAATGCAAGATTTGCAAACTCAAGAAATAAAGCGCCAACTATTTTTGAAGCTGGAGATCCAGGGAAAGAAATAAATATTAAAGCTGAATTAAAAGTATTAGCAGATGTTGGTTTTGTTGGTTTACCAAATGCTGGGAAATCTACATTATTAAGAGCAATTTCAAATTCCAAACCACAAATAGCAGATTATCCTTTTACTACTTTAAATCCACAATTGGGTGTTAGTAGAGATAAAAGTGGAAGAACTTTCACAGTTGCAGATTTACCAGGATTAATTGAGGGAGCTAGTTTAGGAAAAGGTTTAGGTCATGAATTTTTAAGACATATTGAAAGATGTAAAATTATTTGTCATGTTATTGATATGTCAGGAAATTATGCAACAGAAGATGTAATTCAAAATTACGAATTAATTAGAAAAGAATTGGTTGAATATAATTATCATTTAGAGAAAAGAGTAGAAATTATAGTTGCAAATAAGATGGATATAGATGAAGCTCAAATAAATGTTTTATACTTTAAAGAGAAGTATAAAGATAAAAAAATTATTGAAGTTTCGGGTTTAAGCAAACTTAATATTGATCAATTACTTTTAGAAATAGGTTCTACATTAGAAGAAGTAAAAGATATACCTTTATGAGAAATTAAAGATGAAAATCCTCAAGATTATAAAGTATATAATTTTGAAACAGACTTAAAAGATATTCAAGTAAAAAACCTTGGAAATAAAAGATGAAGAATTGAAGGAGAAGATGTTTACAAAGTTTATCAAAAGACACCAATTTCTACTTATGATAACTTATTATTGTTTAATGAAAAACTTAAACATTTAGGTGTATATGATATTTTAAGAGAAAAGGGTGCTCAACACGGAGACATTGTAAAAGTATTTGATATAGAATTGGAGTGAATGGATTAATATGAAATTAAATCAATATTTAGACTATTTAGTTGAATGACTGAAAGAAGAAGTTAAAAAAGCAAATCAAAAAGGAGTAATTATAGGAATTAGTGGTGGAATTGATTCAGCTGTTGTTGCTGCGATTGCAAAAAGAGCTTTTCCTGAAGATTACTTAACAGTTTGAATGCCTTGTAAATCAAGTGAATTGGATGAAAAATGTAAATTGGAATTAATTGAAAAATTAGAATTAAAAAATGTATCAGTTGATTTAACAAATACATTTGAAACTATTTCAACTGCTTTGAATGAATCTGGAATTGAACAGTCAAAATTAGCACTTGCAAATACTAAAGCAAGATTAAGAATGTCAACACTATATTCAATGGCTCAAACACATAATTATCTAGTTTTAGGAACTGATAACGCCGATGAATGACATATTGGTTATTTTACAAAATTTGGTGATGGAGGAGTAGATTTACTTCCAATAGTTCATTTATTAAAAAGAGAAGTTAGAGAAGCTGCAAAATTATTAGGAGTTCCAGACTCTATAATTAATAGAGCACCAACAGCAAGTTTATGAGAGGACCAAACAGATGAGTCAGAAATTGGCTTTAGTTATGATTTAATTGATGACTATATTAGTGGAAAAGAAGTAAACGATGAAGTAAAAAAAAGAGTAGACCATTTACATAAAATTTCTGAACATAAAAGAACAGGGGCACCTATGCCAAAAAATATAAGATAAAGTTTAAAATTATTTAATTTAAACTTTTTTTTATTAATAAGCATTTTTGTTAGATAATTAGAGAAATAAGGAGAATATAAATATGACAGAAATACAAGCAAGTAAAATTAGTGAATTCATGGATAATTTACCTGAAGATATTGCTGATAAAATGTTTGAAGAGTTAATAGCTGGAATGAGCCTATACTTTGCAATAGTTTTATTTGGAGAAGAAATTGAAAAAAATTATGAACCATTAAAATTGGATGGTAAATCAATTGAAGAAATTGCAAGAGTTGTTAAAGAAACTGAAATAGGAGAAGAAGAAGTTTATTCTGCTTTAATGGGTTCATTACAAGAAGAATCTGATGCTGAATTATTTGCTGAAGATTGTGTACAATCAATTGCTTTTAGTCCTGAATATCCTCAAGAAGTTTTAGCAAAATTAGGAGAATTAGAGATTGATCTTAATGATTTCTCTATGAATTTAATTGTTACTTTAAAAGATGAATTTATTGATTTCTTTGTAAATGATCTTGATATTATTGAATGAAAAAATGACATTATTGATGCATTAGTAGCAAGTTGAGATTAATAAAAAATTAAAAACTAGATTAAAAAAATCTAGTTTTTTTTGTAATTATGTTATTATAAGTATGATTGTAGATAGGGTAATTTACAGTTGGGCTAAAAATAAAGGTAATTATTATGAAAACATTGATATTTAGTAAAACAGTTTTTAAAGTATTAAACTTTCGTCTTCCATTAGAAGTTGTACTAATTATTTTTGCTATAATTGCAATTATCTCTTTAAGTATTTATTTTTCTATACTTTTTAGAAGGAATAGAAAGTTCTTTTTTGAAAAAGAACAAGTTTCTGCAAATGAATTTAAGAGACTTGAAAAATTTGAAGAAGAAAGAAATAATTTTGAGCTAGAAATAGCTAAAATTAGAAAAATACAAAGAGATAAGAGAAAATAATACCTTTTTATGCTCGTAAAAAAGGGGGCTTTTTTTATGAGTGGATTATTTAATCCTTTTAAAAAAGAAAATTTAACAGAAAATCAAAACCAACAAAATGTTGGAGATTTTGCGTTAAATCAAAATCCGCAACAAATGATAAATTACCAAAATGAAACAGCAATGTATCAAAAGAATTTAATAGAATCTAAAAATGAAGGTTATATAAGACCAAGAAATAGAAATTTTGAAAATAGTTATTATGAACAAGCTCAAAATATACCCCAATATACTAGAAGTGAAAATAATAGAGATATGAATTTATATCCACAAAATAATCAAATTAATTATCAACAACAATTTGTAAATCAAATACCACCGCAAGTACAACAACAAAGAATGATACAACAACAACCAGCAAACTTTAATAATTATCCTCAACAATATGAGAATTTGAAACAAGAATATCTTGATTTTGATAATAGTTCAAGAATTGATTATGGAAATTATAGAGATGAAAATCAATATAATAGAATGGTTTATCCTCCAAATAATAATGTCCAAGGCATAAGACAAAATGAAATTCATAATAATAAGCCATTATATGAAAATTATCAAATGCCAAATAACAATATGCAATATGGTTATAATGATTTTTCAAATAACAATCAGTTTTATAGTCAAAATAATCAATATGGTTATAATCCAGAAATTGATTATGCACCTGTTAGTTCAAATAATTATAATGCATATGATCAAAATTCATACCAACAAAGAATGAAAAATGCAAATATAGTACCTAAAGAAATTGGAAAAGAAATTAGAAGTGAAAAATTAAGAATATTTATTGTATTTTTAATTGGAACTGTTGGAATAATATCTGCTTCATTTATGTTAGCAATATATTATAAATCTGGAGCTGATGGAACTTTTTTGGGAATGACACGTGATAAAGTTATGTACCCATTCTTTTCAATAATATTATTAATTGTTTCAACTGGTTTCTTTTTAACAAGTTTAACTGATTTTGGATTTTTATATTCAAATGTCAAAAAATATGAAAGAGATCTTTTATTTGGAAAAGAACTTGTTCCATACTTTATAACTAGAAATTATAGAAGTTTAATCTCAAGAAGTATTTATTTAAATTGAATTGCATTTTGTGTATATATATTTGGAGCAATATCATTGGCAATAATGTATGGTATGGATTCTAAAAAAGGAACAGATGTTTACTTTTTCTTTTGAAAAATAGGACAATTAAAATCTTTAGAATCAGAAATAAAAACTAATGTAGTAGTTTTATTTGTAACTTTAATAGTTCATGTATTGAATATTGTTACAACAAGAACAAGAAAGAATAATATCATAGGTTATTATGGCTATGAAATAATTCCCCAACATGAAATTAAAGAAATTAAGAAAAAAGCAAATAAGGTATGTATGATAATTTTCTTTACAACAATGGCTATTATTTTATTTTTAATAGTTATACCATGATTGATAATTAGAAAAAAAAGAGGTCTTCCACTTAAACCATGAGGGACAGTAAATTAATAGATAGAAAAATTAATAGCTTATATGTTCACATTCCATTTTGTGAACATATTTGCTTTTATTGTGATTTTGTAAAAGTAAAAAAACCTCAAGATCCAAAAGTCATTGAAAAATATTTAGACAAAATTGAAATTGAATTAGAAGCTTATGGCAATAAACTTGAATTTATAGAAAGTATATATATTGGGGGGGGAACTCCAAGTTGTTTAAATGAGCAACAAACTATAAGAATGTGTGAAATTCTTTCAAAGTATACAAATAAAGAAAATTTTGAATACTCAATAGAATTAAATCCCGAATCAGTTACTCGTGAAAAATTAGAAATATATAAAAAATTTAATATTAATAGAATAAGTATGGGTGTTCAAACTTTTGACAATGAGCTTTTAAAAAAGATTGGAAGAATTCATGATAATTCTATTGCTATAAATGCATATAAATTAATTAGGCAAGTAGGTTTTACAAATGTAAGTATTGATTTGATGTATAATTTGTACGATCAATCGAGAGAAAATATTTACACTGATTTAAGATATATTGATGAATTAAAACCAGATCATATTTCTTGATACTCATTAATTATGAAAGAAAAGTCAGTTTGAGGAAGAAAAAATATGAAAGTTCCTGAAAATGATGAATTATATGATGAAATAGTAAACAACGGTTTAAAACAATTAGGTTATATTAGATATGAAATATCTAATTATGCACTTGGAGAAAAAAATAAATCCTTTCATAACATTAGTTATTGAAATAATTCAATTTTTGCTGGAGTAGGTATTGGTGCAACAGGTTTTGAACAAATTGAAGGAAAATATTTTCTTACAAAAAATGAAGGAAATATTCTAAATTATCAAAAAGAATTTGAAGAATTATCTCAGGAAGACTATTATTTCCAAATAGTAATGATGGGATTAAGACTTGTTGAAGGAATTGATATATCATTGGATATTAATAAAGAAATTTATAATTTCTATCAGAAAAAAATAAATGAAAAAATTTCACAGAATTTATTGGAAATTGTTAATAACAGACTTAGATGTACAGAAAGGGGATTTAATATCTTAAATGAGATATTAATAGATTTTTTATAATATGAAAAAAGCTTTAATAGTAGTAGATTATCAATTTGATTTTGCAGATCCAAATGGAAAATTATATGTTCCCCATGGTGAATTAATTAAGGACCAAATTGATAACAAAATAAAGGAATATAAAAGTGAAAATAATTTAGTTGTTTTTTCAGGTGATTTTCACCCCAAAAACCATGTATCATTTTCAAAATGAGGAGAGCATTGTGTTGTAAATACAACAGGAGCAGAATTTTATGTTGATTCTTCTCAAGTAGATCTATTTATAAAAAAGGGAACAGAACTTGATTATGATAGTTATTCTGCTTTCTATATTGCACAAGATTTAAAAATAGAGTCTAAATTGGATTCTTGATTAAAACAAAATGAAATTAACCAATTAGAGATATGTGGATTAGCTTTGGATGTTTGTGTGCAAGCAACATATGATGACGCAATTGAAAAAGGTTATACAGCTTTTATAAATTATGATTTATCAAAAGGATTAAACTCTTAGGAGTTTTTTTTTTTTTTTTTAAAAAAAAAAAAAAAAATCGATAAATATATTGGAGGAAAATTATGCTGAAACAAATAATTAATACTGAACAAAGTAATTTAGCATTTACAAAAATGCTAAATAGGAATATTCACACTGATTATAAGGATATAATTTATAACTTTATAAATCAGCCACAAATAAAAGTTGAACAGAAATATGATATTTTATTTTCACAAGCTATACAAAAAAATTGCTTTAAAAAAGTAGTAAAAGAAATGGAAAAAGATTTTCCCAAGTTTTATATTTTGTGAAAACTTACTGAAAAAATATCATATTGAACAAATATCTTTTTCTCAAGTAAGTTTGAGTCAGGAAATGGATTAAAAACTTTACAAAATATTTTGATTCTTAAACAATTATTTTTAACACAATTAAGATACAATTCAAATATTTGATTAAAACTTAATGCTACACAAAGTGAAAAAATTAAAGTTAAAAAAGATAAACAAAATATTAATTATAAATTATTGCTTTTAATTGCAGATTTTAAGGATTTAAAAGAGTCTCTTAATTTAATAAATGAAGAGCAAAAAACAATTTTAGAATTAACATTAAGATCAAATAATATTGAAGATTATATTGAATTAAATAATAGATTAGAAATTAACATATTTAAATATTTACCTATTAATATATTACTTTTACAATCTCAAATGATTAAGAATAGCACAAAATTAAATTTAAAAGAAAAGGCAAAGTTGAGCTATTCAGCTTTTATGCAACTTTTATGTATTTTTGTCGAAGAAAATCTTTCAAAAAAGAATCTAAATTAAAACACTTTATAAAAGTGTTTTTTATTTAAATTTTTTAAAAAATTAGCACTTAACCATTGACAATGCTAAAACAAAATGTAATATATTAATGATTAGCAATTAAGAAGCAAGAGTGCTAATTAAAGGAGGAATTTTTATGGATTTTACACAAAAACCAGATCCTTTAAATGATCCAGAAATCCTAAATAAATATACAAGGGATTTAACTAAGGATGCAAAAGAAGGAAAAATAGACCCCATCATTGGTAGAGATGATGAAATTATGCGAGTAATTAGAATTTTAAGTAGAAAAACTAAAAATAATCCAGTTCTTATTGGAGAACCTGGAGTAGGGAAAACAGCAATTGCTGAAGGTTTAGCACAAAGAATAAATAAAGGTGATGTACCTAGTGTTCTAAAAGATAAAAAAATCCTTGAATTAGATATGGGTAGTGTAATGGCAGGAGCTAGTTTCTTAGGTGATTATGAAGCTAGAATTAAGGGTATTGTAAATGCTATACAAAAAGAAAATGGGCAAATTATATTATTTATTGATGAATTACATTTAATAGTAGGAGCAGGAAAAACAGGTAATGGTGGAGGAATGGACGTTTCTAATCTATTAAAACCTGCACTTGCTAGAGGTGGAATTAAAGTAATTGGAGCTACAACTCTTAAAGAATATAGAGAATATATTGAAAAAGATGCTGCATTAGAAAGAAGATTTCAAAAAGTAGTAGTAAGTGAACCTACAATTGAAGAAACAATATCAATTTTAAGAGGTTTAAAGGAACGTTTTGAATCTTATCATGGAGTTAGAATTCATGATAATGCTTTAGTTGCAGCTGCACAATTAAGTGATAGATATATATCTGATAGATTTTTACCAGATAAAGCAATTGACTTAGTTGATGAAGCAAGTGCAACAATTAAAACTGAATTAGCTTCTGTTCCAACAGAACTTTATCAAATTGATAGAAAAGTAATGCAACTCGAAATAGAAAAAGCTGCTTTATCAAAAGAACAAGATGAAAAATCAAAAGACAGATTACAACAAGCTGAAAAAGAATTAAATAATTTGAAAGCAAAACAAACAGAATTTAATACAAAATGAGATTCAGAAAAAAGAGCTTTAGAAAAAATTAATCAATTCAGATCAACTATTGATAATTTAAAGATTGAATTAGAACAATCTCAAACCCAAGCAAATTATCAAAGAGCTGGGGAAATACAATATTCATTATTACCAGCATTAGAAAAGCAATTATCAACAGCACTTGATAACAATAAAGAAAAGTTAATTTCTGAAGAAGTTACAGAAAATGAAATAGCTTCAATTGTTTCAAGATGAACTGGAATTGAAATGGAAAACTTAATTGAAAGTGAAAAGCAAAAATTACTTATGTTAGGTACATCTTTAAAAAAAATGGTAAAAGGTCAAAATCAAGCAATTGAACTTGTTTCAAATGCCATTATTAGGAGTAGAAGTGGTATTAAAGATCCAAATAAACCTATAGGTAGTTTCTTATTTTTAGGGCCAACAGGTGTAGGTAAAACAGAAGTTGCTAAATCACTTGCAAAAAATTTATTTGGAAGTGAAAAGAAAATGTTACGTTTTGATATGTCAGAATACATGGAAAAACATTCGGTTTCTAAATTATTAGGTTCTCCTCCAGGTTATGTTGGTTATGAAGAAGGTGGAAAATTAACTGAAGCAGTTAGAAGAGCACCATATTCAATTTTATTATTTGATGAAGTTGAAAAAGCTCATCCGGATGTATTCAATATTTTCTTACAAATATTAGATGATGGTAGAGTAACAGATTCACTTGGAAAAACAATTGACTTTAAAAATACAATTATAATAATGACTTCAAATATAGGTTCTGAATATTTAATTTCAACACCACCTGAATTAGTTGATGAAGATGTATTAAATGAAAACTTAAAAAAATTCTTTAGACCAGAATTTTTAAATAGAATTGATAATATTATTAATTTTAATGCATTATCAAAAGAAGTTATTAAAGAAGTAATTGTCAAAACATTAGATGAATTAAAACAAAGAATTCTTTTGGCAAATGAATATATTATTAATTTTACAGATTCTTCAATTAAGAAAATTCTTGAAGAAGGTTATGATCAACAATATGGTGCAAGACCAATTAAAAGATATATTGAAAGAAATATTGAAACTTTAATTGCAAAAGCAATAGTTTCTGGAGAAATTGAATCAAAAAGAAACTATGTAGTTGATGTAAATGACAATAAATTTGTTATATCAACTTCAAATAAATTAAATTAGCACTTGATTATTAAGAGTGCTATTGATAAACTAGATATGTATTGTTATGGAGGTGTTTTTCATTGTTAACTAATCGTCAAAATTTAATATTAAAATCAATTATTGAAGAATATATTAAAATTGCATCACCTGTTGGTTCAAAAAGAATTCAAGAGGTATTAACAATGGAAGTGTCTTCTGCAACAATTAGAAATGAATCAGCACTTTTAGAAGAACAAGGATTCTTAGAAAAAGCTCACACTTCATCAGGAAGGGTTCCATCAACAAAAGGTTATAGATACTATGTTGATAATTTAATGGAATCAAATGACATTGATGATATTAAAGATCAAATTAATGAAATCTTTAAGAAAAGAGGAGCAACTATTGATGAAATTTTAGAACAAACTTCATTAATATTGAGTGAAATGACAAAATT
This sequence is a window from Spiroplasma diminutum CUAS-1. Protein-coding genes within it:
- a CDS encoding ATP-dependent Clp protease ATP-binding subunit, with product MDFTQKPDPLNDPEILNKYTRDLTKDAKEGKIDPIIGRDDEIMRVIRILSRKTKNNPVLIGEPGVGKTAIAEGLAQRINKGDVPSVLKDKKILELDMGSVMAGASFLGDYEARIKGIVNAIQKENGQIILFIDELHLIVGAGKTGNGGGMDVSNLLKPALARGGIKVIGATTLKEYREYIEKDAALERRFQKVVVSEPTIEETISILRGLKERFESYHGVRIHDNALVAAAQLSDRYISDRFLPDKAIDLVDEASATIKTELASVPTELYQIDRKVMQLEIEKAALSKEQDEKSKDRLQQAEKELNNLKAKQTEFNTKWDSEKRALEKINQFRSTIDNLKIELEQSQTQANYQRAGEIQYSLLPALEKQLSTALDNNKEKLISEEVTENEIASIVSRWTGIEMENLIESEKQKLLMLGTSLKKMVKGQNQAIELVSNAIIRSRSGIKDPNKPIGSFLFLGPTGVGKTEVAKSLAKNLFGSEKKMLRFDMSEYMEKHSVSKLLGSPPGYVGYEEGGKLTEAVRRAPYSILLFDEVEKAHPDVFNIFLQILDDGRVTDSLGKTIDFKNTIIIMTSNIGSEYLISTPPELVDEDVLNENLKKFFRPEFLNRIDNIINFNALSKEVIKEVIVKTLDELKQRILLANEYIINFTDSSIKKILEEGYDQQYGARPIKRYIERNIETLIAKAIVSGEIESKRNYVVDVNDNKFVISTSNKLN